GTGCTGCCGGGTCGGCCTTGGCGATTCCTCCGGTCAACAGTGCAAGGCCGCCTCCGGCGATGATCGCGGAGGTGGACAACACGCTTCTGATCCCTGACATGGCTCTTCCAATCCCTTGTAAGTGGTCTGAACCCGAAGCTACGGTGTTACTGGTGGTACTCAAGTGACACGTGTGGCATTTATGGGACCGTTACCGAAGCGAGCGGCGACGGTGACCGGAAGCCGCGCCCATTAACCTTTCGCGTATCGACACAAAGAACACGGCCCTGCGATACGCCCCGGTGCTGCTGGTGCTCAGCGTCGTGGCGCGGCTGGCCTGGACCTACCTGGTCCCCACCGGCGCGAACTTCGTCGATCTGCACGTCTACATCGGCGGCGCGGAGGCGCTGAACCGGCCCGGCACGCTGTACAGCTACGTCTACGCCGACCAGACCCCGGACTTCCCGCTGCCCTTCACCTACCCGCCGTTCGCGGCCGTGCTGTTCTATCCGTTGACTCTGCTGCCGTTCGGCCTGGTGGCACTGCTCTGGACGCTCGGGGTGATGGGCGCCCTCTACGGCGTGGTGCGTCTGTCGCAGCGTCTGCTCGGCATCACCGGTGGGACGCGGACCGCGATGCTGTGGACCGCGGTGGGCATCTGGACCGAACCCATGCGCAGCACCTTCGACTACGGCCAGGTCAACGTCCTGCTCGTGCTGGCGGTGCTGTTCGCGGTCTACAGCACCAGATGGTGGGTGTCGGGTCTGCTGCTCGGACTGGCTGCCGGCATCAAGCTGACGCCCGCTATCGGCGGCCTGTACTTCGTCGGAGTTCGACGGTGGGGCGCGGCGGTGTTCTCGGCGGTCGTGTTCGCCGGAACCATCGCGCTGTCGTTGCTGGTCGTGGGGGACCAGGCGCGCTACTACTTCACCGATCTGTTGGGCGACGCCGACCGCGTGGGACCGATCGGCACGTCGTTCAACCAGTCGTGGCGCGGCGGCATCTCGCGCATCCTCGGGTACGACGCGGAGTACAACTCACTGGTGGTGGCGGCCATCGCGGTGACGGCCGTGTTGGCCTGGTTGGCGTGGCGTGCGGTGCAGACCGCGCCGGGCGAGCAGGACCGCCTGGGCCTGGTCCTGGTGGTGCAGATGTTCGGCCTGCTGCTGTCACCCATCTCGTGGACGCACCACTGGGTGTGGCTGATCCCGCTGATGATCTGGTTGATCCAGGGGCCGTACCGATATCTGCGCGAGGCCCGCGTGATCGGCTGGGGCTGGCTGGTGCTGGTCCTGGTCGGCGTGCCGTGGCTGCTGGGTTTCGCCCAACCGAGCATCTGGGACATCAGCCGGCCGTGGCCGCTGGCGTGGGCGGGGCTGATCTACATCGTCGCCGCTGTCGCGACGCTGGCCTGGATCGCGGCGTTGCGGATCAGGTGCCCGGG
The DNA window shown above is from Mycolicibacterium confluentis and carries:
- a CDS encoding mannosyltransferase — encoded protein: MNLSRIDTKNTALRYAPVLLVLSVVARLAWTYLVPTGANFVDLHVYIGGAEALNRPGTLYSYVYADQTPDFPLPFTYPPFAAVLFYPLTLLPFGLVALLWTLGVMGALYGVVRLSQRLLGITGGTRTAMLWTAVGIWTEPMRSTFDYGQVNVLLVLAVLFAVYSTRWWVSGLLLGLAAGIKLTPAIGGLYFVGVRRWGAAVFSAVVFAGTIALSLLVVGDQARYYFTDLLGDADRVGPIGTSFNQSWRGGISRILGYDAEYNSLVVAAIAVTAVLAWLAWRAVQTAPGEQDRLGLVLVVQMFGLLLSPISWTHHWVWLIPLMIWLIQGPYRYLREARVIGWGWLVLVLVGVPWLLGFAQPSIWDISRPWPLAWAGLIYIVAAVATLAWIAALRIRCPGARRSSRYRAP